Proteins found in one Mangifera indica cultivar Alphonso chromosome 15, CATAS_Mindica_2.1, whole genome shotgun sequence genomic segment:
- the LOC123198017 gene encoding cyclic nucleotide-gated ion channel 1-like — MSEPISLRGRNGFLGNLTERVVHHMKKVLDSQESPFYWILTILCMISTWSDSFFLYSFKIDNLKNCLELEKRAAIEATVFRSVFDFLIIFLCVRERGREGDTVLTRQKPLYFWVDVIFSNLPLPQLVVSFMIAGMRSWTPLHAFRILKYVIIFQYLPRFLRIYRFYRQAESAEGILTQNIWVNASCCFLIYPLDGHMLGALCYLLAVERLIQCWRIAGTTIICSMIVDATVFDFGMFQEVILSGVLEKDLMTKFMFCFHWGLQTIRSLGGNFNTSTDAWENLFAVFINLFCVIFINVLVLGKVQVNAFEGFEEQILKEMCDHLKPVLYAEGSYIVRKDERIKAMLFIIHGTILSTMTEDDSSFVAEEYSDGEYWGEEIAISCSHPHLNWEPMSKGNVRAATKVQAFALELDDLKKALEKHK, encoded by the exons ATGAGTGAACCAATTTCCTTGAGAGGAAGAAATGGGTTCTTGGGAAATTTGACCGAAAGAGTGGTTCACCATATGAAGAAAGTCCTGGACTCACAGGAATCTCCATTTTACTGGATTTTAACTATCCTGTGTATGATTTCGACATGGTCAGATTCCTTCTTTCTGTACAGCTTCAAGATCGACAATCTTAAAAATTGTCTTGAACTCGAAAAACGTGCAGCAATTGAAGCCACTGTTTTCCGCAGTGTTTTTGATttcttgattatttttctttgtgtACGCGAAAGAGGAAGGGAAGGAGACACTGTGCTTACAAGGCAAAAACCGCTGTATTTCTGGGTTGATGTCATCTTCAGTAATTTGCCACTACCACAGCTG GTGGTTTCGTTTATGATTGCCGGCATGAGAAGTTGGACACCCTTACATGCATTCCGGATCTtgaaatatgttattattttccAGTACCTACCTAggtttttaagaatttataggTTTTATAGACAAGCTGAAAGTGCTGAAGGCATCCTTACTCAAAATATATGGGTAAATGCTTCATGTTGTTTCCTAATTTACCCGCTTGATGGTCAT ATGCTTGGAGCCTTGTGCTATCTATTGGCTGTTGAAAGATTAATTCAATGTTGGCGTATAGCTGGAACCACTATCATTTGCTCTATGATAGTAGATgcaacagtttttgattttggAATGTTTCAAGAGGTCATTCTCTCTGGTGTTTTGGAGAAAGATTTAATGACaaagtttatgttttgttttcacTGGGGCTTGCAGACTATAAG atccttgggtgggaacttCAATACAAGTACAGATGCTTGGGAAAACTTATTTGCAGTTTTCATTAATCTGTTTTGCGTCATATTCATCAATGTACTTGTGCTGGGAAAAGTGCAg GTGAATGCGTTTGAAGGATTCGAAgaacaaattttaaaagaaatgtgTGACCATCTTAAGCCAGTATTGTATGCAGAAGGAAGTTATATTGTTAGAAAAGACGAGAGAATCAAGGCGATGCTCTTCATCATACACGGCACAATACTATCTACCATGACTGAAGATGATAGTTCCTTTGTGGCTGAGGAATACAGTGATGGTGAATATTGGGGTGAAGAAATTGCAATATCTTGTTCGCATCCTCATTTGAATTGGGAACCCATGTCAAAAGGAAATGTTAGAGCTGCTACTAAAGTTCAAGCCTTTGCTCTAGAGTTGGATGACCTGAAGAAGGCTTTAGAAAAACATAAGTAA
- the LOC123197882 gene encoding cyclic nucleotide-gated ion channel 1-like isoform X2, translated as MEMAYPSLKPLENWICIIFDMASIPLDFLFLYILVVDHDNKCLAFDVKFSIWATLLHLLWYFFYTIIITFIQHPHGRVDAFIWGIKTGLSSYLDLPVPLPLLVVWTFVKDLEFWYLMKLVKVFVFLRCLVRAIRIYTKAKTTLGKLSEATWHKAISTTLLYIYMLAAHVFGALWYLMAIERETECWKNACRNHTECSNASFYCSGKLRDYKFLDGTCPTKKLNNTIYDFGIFHDAIQSGVVERTNIPQKFLRCFLWGLQNLSWFGQNLHTSTNVWENLFAILITITSSVLAVFFIGNFQLYLMSTVGRSKEMRLETPKIGDLMLLQKLPKNLQQQVRKYQRSIWRKNKDDGVEFLLSNLPNTLVRNINRELCLELLKKVPEFKMLNEERLEALCDNVKPVFYSQHTHIFQEGYPIGQMLFVVCGKVSSYTSKGITGFASTDHSRDDDNLISKKDDQAECDFYGEELIAWALDGHISTSIPLSTRSLKALTNVEAFALMAYDLKDVLLRHRVPR; from the exons ATGGAAATGGCTTACCCATCATTAAAGCCCTTGGAAAACTGGatttgtattatatttgatatgGCTTCCATCCCGTTGGATTTTTTGTTTCTCTACATTCTTGTGGTTGATCATGATAACAAGTGTCTGGCGTTTGACGTGAAATTTAGTATTTGGGCTACTCTTCTCCATCTCCTTTGGTATTTCTTTTACACCATCATTATAACTTTCATACAACATCCACACGGAAGAGTTGACGCCTTCATATGGGGAATAAAAACTGGGTTGTCTTCATACCTTGACCTGCCCGTTCCGCTTCCACTG CTGGTGGTCTGGACCTTTGTAAAAGACCTGGAATTTTGGTATTTGATGAAGTTGGTGAAAGTTTTTGTGTTTCTACGATGCCTGGTAAGGGCTATCAGAATCTATACAAAGGCTAAAACGACTTTGGGCAAACTTTCAGAAGCTACATGGCACAAAGCTATATCCACTACTCTTTTATACATTTACATGCTTGCTGCTCAT GTATTTGGAGCCTTATGGTATTTAATGGCCATCGAAAGAGAAACTGAATGCTGGAAGAATGCCTGCAGAAATCATACTGAATGCAGTAATGCGTCTTTCTACTGCAGTGGTAAATTAAGAGACTACAAATTTCTAGATGGAACCTGCCCAaccaaaaaactaaataataccATCTATGATTTTGGAATTTTTCATGATGCTATTCAGTCCGGTGTTGTGGAAAGGACTAATATTCCACAGAAGTTTTTGCGTTGTTTTCTATGGGGCCTGCAAAATCTCAG TTGGTTTGGTCAGAACCTTCATACAAGTACCAATGTCTGGGAAAACTTATTTGCTATTTTGATTACCATCACTAGTTCAGTGTTGGCTGTCTTTTTCATAGGGAACTTTCAG TTATATTTAATGTCTACCGTTGGGAGATCGAAGGAGATGAGACTTGAGACACCAAAGATTGGGGATTTGATGCTCTTACAAAAGCTCCCTAAGAATCTCCAACAACAGGTTCGGAAATATCAGCGAAGCATATGGcgaaaaaataaagatgatggCGTAGAATTTTTGTTGAGCAATCTCCCCAACACTCTTGTAAGGAACATTAATCGAGAGCTATGCTTGGAGCTACTCAAGAAA GTACCAGAGTTTAAGATGTTAAATGAAGAAAGGTTGGAAGCACTGTGTGATAATGTAAAGCCAGTCTTCTACTCTCAGCACACTCACATTTTTCAAGAAGGATATCCGATTGGTCAAATGCTGTTTGTGGTGTGTGGCAAAGTCTCTTCCTACACCTCTAAGGGTATAACTGGCTTTGCAAGCACTGATCATAGCAGAGATGATGATAATCTCATAAGCAAAAAGGATGATCAGGCAGAATGTGACTTCTATGGAGAAGAACTCATTGCATGGGCTCTAGATGGCCATATATCAACAAGTATCCCCTTGTCAACAAGATCTCTGAAAGCACTAACAAATGTTGAAGCATTTGCTCTTATGGCCTATGACCTGAAAGATGTATTACTTAGGCATCGGGTCCCTAGATGA
- the LOC123197882 gene encoding cyclic nucleotide-gated ion channel 1-like isoform X1 produces MLTIFSWPKVMHQMNYLWFRYFITHVFSRSRDVKSEEGNHRRFHEEGKGSVACEEVRETLLDKFQRGTPSDVDFKQSTSTIKIKLSTLLMEMAYPSLKPLENWICIIFDMASIPLDFLFLYILVVDHDNKCLAFDVKFSIWATLLHLLWYFFYTIIITFIQHPHGRVDAFIWGIKTGLSSYLDLPVPLPLLVVWTFVKDLEFWYLMKLVKVFVFLRCLVRAIRIYTKAKTTLGKLSEATWHKAISTTLLYIYMLAAHVFGALWYLMAIERETECWKNACRNHTECSNASFYCSGKLRDYKFLDGTCPTKKLNNTIYDFGIFHDAIQSGVVERTNIPQKFLRCFLWGLQNLSWFGQNLHTSTNVWENLFAILITITSSVLAVFFIGNFQLYLMSTVGRSKEMRLETPKIGDLMLLQKLPKNLQQQVRKYQRSIWRKNKDDGVEFLLSNLPNTLVRNINRELCLELLKKVPEFKMLNEERLEALCDNVKPVFYSQHTHIFQEGYPIGQMLFVVCGKVSSYTSKGITGFASTDHSRDDDNLISKKDDQAECDFYGEELIAWALDGHISTSIPLSTRSLKALTNVEAFALMAYDLKDVLLRHRVPR; encoded by the exons atgctaacaattttctcttggCCAAAAGTTATGCACCAAATGAATTACCTTTGGTTTAGGTATTTTATTACTCATGTTTTTTCCAGGTCTCGGGACGTGAAATCAGAGGAAGGTAATCATAGGCGATTTCATGAAGAAGGTAAAGGAAGTGTAGCTTGTGAGGAAGTAAGAGAGACCCTCTTAGACAAGTTCCAAAGAGGTACACCATCTGATGTTGATTTTAAACAGTCTACAagtacaattaaaattaagctTTCGACGCTTTTAATGGAAATGGCTTACCCATCATTAAAGCCCTTGGAAAACTGGatttgtattatatttgatatgGCTTCCATCCCGTTGGATTTTTTGTTTCTCTACATTCTTGTGGTTGATCATGATAACAAGTGTCTGGCGTTTGACGTGAAATTTAGTATTTGGGCTACTCTTCTCCATCTCCTTTGGTATTTCTTTTACACCATCATTATAACTTTCATACAACATCCACACGGAAGAGTTGACGCCTTCATATGGGGAATAAAAACTGGGTTGTCTTCATACCTTGACCTGCCCGTTCCGCTTCCACTG CTGGTGGTCTGGACCTTTGTAAAAGACCTGGAATTTTGGTATTTGATGAAGTTGGTGAAAGTTTTTGTGTTTCTACGATGCCTGGTAAGGGCTATCAGAATCTATACAAAGGCTAAAACGACTTTGGGCAAACTTTCAGAAGCTACATGGCACAAAGCTATATCCACTACTCTTTTATACATTTACATGCTTGCTGCTCAT GTATTTGGAGCCTTATGGTATTTAATGGCCATCGAAAGAGAAACTGAATGCTGGAAGAATGCCTGCAGAAATCATACTGAATGCAGTAATGCGTCTTTCTACTGCAGTGGTAAATTAAGAGACTACAAATTTCTAGATGGAACCTGCCCAaccaaaaaactaaataataccATCTATGATTTTGGAATTTTTCATGATGCTATTCAGTCCGGTGTTGTGGAAAGGACTAATATTCCACAGAAGTTTTTGCGTTGTTTTCTATGGGGCCTGCAAAATCTCAG TTGGTTTGGTCAGAACCTTCATACAAGTACCAATGTCTGGGAAAACTTATTTGCTATTTTGATTACCATCACTAGTTCAGTGTTGGCTGTCTTTTTCATAGGGAACTTTCAG TTATATTTAATGTCTACCGTTGGGAGATCGAAGGAGATGAGACTTGAGACACCAAAGATTGGGGATTTGATGCTCTTACAAAAGCTCCCTAAGAATCTCCAACAACAGGTTCGGAAATATCAGCGAAGCATATGGcgaaaaaataaagatgatggCGTAGAATTTTTGTTGAGCAATCTCCCCAACACTCTTGTAAGGAACATTAATCGAGAGCTATGCTTGGAGCTACTCAAGAAA GTACCAGAGTTTAAGATGTTAAATGAAGAAAGGTTGGAAGCACTGTGTGATAATGTAAAGCCAGTCTTCTACTCTCAGCACACTCACATTTTTCAAGAAGGATATCCGATTGGTCAAATGCTGTTTGTGGTGTGTGGCAAAGTCTCTTCCTACACCTCTAAGGGTATAACTGGCTTTGCAAGCACTGATCATAGCAGAGATGATGATAATCTCATAAGCAAAAAGGATGATCAGGCAGAATGTGACTTCTATGGAGAAGAACTCATTGCATGGGCTCTAGATGGCCATATATCAACAAGTATCCCCTTGTCAACAAGATCTCTGAAAGCACTAACAAATGTTGAAGCATTTGCTCTTATGGCCTATGACCTGAAAGATGTATTACTTAGGCATCGGGTCCCTAGATGA
- the LOC123198018 gene encoding succinate dehydrogenase assembly factor 4, mitochondrial, whose protein sequence is MARNNLGRLFTSISPKVPFPFPLSESSICSNTMSRLISSSTQQPHQHQEKTPNKEQEETLKTKSENHHEQDQGEDGGEDDDFVNEQTGEVGGPRGPEPTRYGDWERKGRCYDF, encoded by the coding sequence ATGGCAAGAAACAATCTTGGCCGTTTATTCACGTCAATCTCACCCAAAGTTCCCTTTCCTTTCCCTCTGTCCGAGTCGTCAATCTGTTCAAACACGATGAGCCGACTCATCAGCTCGTCAACTCAACAGCCTCATCAACATCAGGAGAAAACCCCCAATAAAGAACAAGAAGAGACCCTCaaaacaaaatctgaaaatCACCACGAACAAGATCAAGGAGAAGATGGAGGGGAAGACGACGATTTCGTGAATGAACAGACAGGAGAAGTCGGTGGGCCCAGAGGCCCTGAGCCAACCCGCTACGGTGACTGGGAACGCAAAGGTCGCTGTTACGACTTCtga
- the LOC123197884 gene encoding putative RING-H2 finger protein ATL21A produces the protein MDILKIFFVSFFFFLSSTTAATIPTCKTTICRRYEPLIRFPFRIINRTSQPKSCGYPGFNVSCDTVNQTILELPNSGKFRLQAIDYFKQELRINDPKNCLPQRILSLNLSGSPFTAAYNQKFTFFNCSLSYLAYRLNPIACMSNTNYTVFASSSQIVINSLSSSPSCKIVAAVEVPVEWPFYEQIASSDLSDNLRLSWSEPKCGKCERRSGQCGFKSNSTIEIGCSYSSQGGLPRGARYAMMVGAGVPAMLCLLGLSSVVYRMLKFVNRNLTLPELNPSTALPPTVVRGLDGPTIDSYPKVVLGESRRLPKPDDNVCSICLSEYKPKETLKTIPHCLHCFHAECIDEWLVLNASCPVCRNAPHRLPPPLSTPPLPPPQLPLPGTM, from the exons ATGGACATCCTCAAAATCTTCTTcgtctctttcttcttcttcctctcctcAACCACTGCAGCCACCATACCCACCTGCAAAACCACCATCTGCCGCCGCTACGAGCCACTGATTCGGTTCCCATTTCGGATCATCAACCGGACGTCGCAACCGAAATCCTGCGGCTATCCGGGTTTCAATGTAAGCTGTGACACTGTAAACCAAACAATACTTGAGTTACCAAATTCAGGAAAATTCAGACTCCAAGCTATAGATTATTTCAAACAAGAACTACGGATTAATGATCCTAAAAACTGCCTGCCTCAACGTATTTTGTCCCTTAATCTCTCGGGATCACCCTTCACTGCCGCGTATAATCAGAAGTTCACCTTCTTTAATTGCTCTTTAAGCTATCTGGCGTATCGCTTGAACCCTATTGCCTGCATGAGCAACACAAACTACACCGTTTTTGCTTCGTCTTCTCAAATAGTTATCAACTCTCTGTCATCTTCACCGTCTTGCAAGATTGTTGCGGCGGTTGAAGTGCCGGTTGAGTGGCCGTTTTACGAGCAGATTGCGTCGTCGGACCTCAGTGATAATCTGAGGCTGAGCTGGAGTGAACCCAAGTGCGGGAAATGTGAGAGAAGAAGTGGACAGTGCGGATTCAAGAGCAATTCTACCATTGAAATCGGTTGCTCGTATTCATCTCAAGGAg GACTTCCCAGGGGTGCTCGTTATGCAATGATGGTGGGAGCCGGAGTTCCTGCAATGTTATGCCTTTTGGGACTTTCCAGTGTGGTTTATAGGATGCTCAAGTTTGTAAACAGGAACTTGACTTTGCCGGAGCTCAATCCTTCAACTGCTCTACCGCCCACAGTTGTGAGGGGCCTCGATGGCCCAACAATCGACTCTTACCCCAAAGTTGTTCTTGGAGAGAGTCGGCGTCTGCCGAAGCCTGATGACAATGTTTGCTCAATCTGCCTCTCGGAATACAAGCCTAAAGAGACCCTCAAAACAATCCCTCACTGCCTGCATTGCTTCCATGCTGAATGCATTGATGAATGGCTTGTGTTGAATGCTTCTTGCCCAGTTTGTAGAAATGCACCTCATAGATTGCCACCGCCACTGTCTACCCCACCGCTGCCACCACCACAGCTACCATTGCCGGGAACAATGTAG
- the LOC123197881 gene encoding pentatricopeptide repeat-containing protein At3g49170, chloroplastic: MITLSLPAPAKIPLPSCKPSKPSRQNLPLSSSSLTPLIKQPHNFEPLNSRLIQHLNEGHLQKAISTLDLMTQHNTYLDLLTYSLLLKLCIRSRAFDIGRYVHSHLMTHSKLEPNSVILNSLISLYSKCGNLNEASMIFETMGEKRDLVSWSSMISCFANNGKELDAVTMFVEMLERGFYPNEYCFTAVVRACSNMENFSIGKIVFGFLLKCGYFESDVCVGCALIDMFVKGGGDLESGFRVFDNMPERNVVSWTLMITRCVKLGYARDGIGLFQDMILSGFLPDRFTLSAVVSGCSELELLTLGQQLHSWVIRAGLAYDVCIGCSMVDMYAKCTEDGSMGDSRKVFDRMLDHNVMSWTAIITGYVQSGGCDEEAIKLFCDMIQGGHVAPNHFTLASVLKACGNLLNSGVGEQVYTHAVKRGLALDNCVGNSLISMYARSGMMDDARKAFDSLFEKNLVSYNTMVEAYAKNLNSEEAFEVFNEIEDSGVGVSAHTFASLLSGASCIGAASKGEQIHARIIKSGFESNHLTCNALISMYSRCGNIEAAFQVFKEMDDRNVISWTSMITAFAKHGSAARALEVFREMLEAGIRPNGITYIAVLSACSHVGLISEGWKLFRSMHEEHGILPRMEHYACMVDLLGRSGSLIDALEFIRSMPFMADALVWRTFLGACHVHGDTVLGKHAAEMILEQDPNDPAAYILLSNLYASAGQWDDVADIRKIMKERNLIKEAGCSWIEVENKVHKFHVGETCHPQAQEIYAELDQLALKIKELGYIPNTNFVLHELEEEKKVQYLFQHSEKIAVAFGLISTPRSKPIRVFKNLRVCRDCHTAIKYISAATSREIVLRDSNRFHHIKDGACSCNDYW, encoded by the coding sequence ATGATTACTCTCTCACTTCCCGCTCCCGCCAAAATCCCTCTGCCTTCTTGCAAACCCTCGAAGCCTTCTCGCCAAAACCTtccattatcatcatcatcattaacaCCGTTGATCAAACAACCCCACAACTTTGAACCTCTTAACAGCCGTCTGATACAGCACCTCAACGAGGGTCATCTTCAGAAAGCCATCTCTACTCTTGATCTCATGACCCAACACAACACCTACCTAGACCTCCTCACCTACTCTCTGCTTCTCAAATTATGTATCCGGTCACGTGCCTTTGACATCGGAAGATACGTGCACTCGCATTTGATGACTCACTCAAAACTGGAGCCCAACTCAGTAATTCTCAATTCTTTAATTAGCTTGTACTCTAAATGCGGCAACTTGAATGAAGCCAGTATGATATTCGAAACTATGGGGGAGAAACGAGACTTGGTTTCTTGGAGTTCAATGATTTCGTGTTTTGCGAATAATGGGAAGGAATTGGATGCAGTTACTATGTTTGTTGAAATGCTAGAACGGGGATTTTACCCTAATGAGTATTGCTTCACAGCTGTTGTTAGGGCCTGTTCGAACATGGAGAATTTTTCGATTGGGAAAATagtatttggttttttgttaaAATGTGGGTATTTTGAGAGTGATGTGTGTGTTGGGTGTGCTTTGATTGACATGTTTGTGAAAGGTGGTGGAGATTTGGAGTCAGGTTTTAGGGTATTTGATAACATGCCTGAGAGAAATGTAGTTTCTTGGACTTTAATGATTACAAGATGTGTGAAATTGGGGTATGCGAGAGATGGGATTGGTTTGTTCCAGGATATGATTTTAAGTGGTTTTTTACCAGATAGGTTTACATTAAGTGCGGTTGTTTCAGGTTGTTCAGAGTTAGAGTTGTTGACTTTAGGACAGCAATTGCACTCCTGGGTTATAAGGGCAGGACTGGCATATGATGTATGTATTGGTTGCAGTATGGTAGACATGTATGCAAAATGCACAGAAGATGGCTCTATGGGTGATTCTAGGAAGGTTTTTGATCGGATGCTTGATCATAATGTTATGTCATGGACTGCAATTATTACAGGATATGTGCAGAGTGGAGGGTGTGACGAGGAAGCTATAAAACTGTTCTGTGACATGATACAGGGGGGACATGTTGCACCTAATCATTTCACATTGGCTAGTGTATTGAAAGCATGTGGAAATCTTTTGAATTCAGGTGTAGGTGAACAGGTTTACACCCATGCTGTGAAAAGGGGTCTTGCTTTAGATAATTGTGTAGGGAATTCCCTTATCAGCATGTATGCTCGATCTGGTATGATGGATGATGCTCGGAAGGCTTTTGATTCCTTATTTGAGAAGAATTTAGTTTCTTATAACACTATGGTTGAGGCTTATgccaaaaatttgaattcagaaGAGGCATTTGAAGTTTTCAATGAAATTGAAGATTCAGGAGTTGGGGTTAGTGCTCATACATTTGCTAGTCTCTTGAGTGGGGCATCATGTATTGGTGCAGCCAGTAAGGGTGAGCAAATTCATGCCAGAATAATAAAATCTGGCTTTGAGTCAAACCACCTCACTTGTAATGCTTTGATATCCATGTATTCTAGGTGTGGGAACATAGAAGCTGCTTTCCAAGTTTTTAAGGAGATGGATGATAGGAATGTCATATCTTGGACTTCAATGATTACAGCTTTTGCAAAACATGGATCTGCAGCCAGAGCTTTGGAAGTATTTCGAGAGATGCTTGAGGCTGGCATACGACCAAATGGGATTACCTATATTGCTGTTTTGTCAGCTTGTAGTCATGTGGGTTTAATTTCTGAGGGATGGAAACTATTCAGGTCAATGCATGAAGAACATGGGATTCTTCCACGAATGGAACATTATGCATGTATGGTTGATCTATTGGGCCGATCTGGATCGCTTATAGACGCCCTTGAGTTTATTAGATCAATGCCCTTCATGGCAGATGCTCTAGTATGGCGTACATTTCTTGGAGCTTGCCATGTTCATGGTGACACAGTGCTCGGGAAACATGCTGCTGAGATGATTCTTGAGCAGGATCCAAATGATCCAGCAGCATATATCCTATTGTCAAACTTGTATGCTTCTGCAGGTCAGTGGGATGATGTGGCAGACATAAGAAAGATcatgaaagagagaaatttgATTAAAGAAGCTGGTTGTAGCTGGATAGAGGTGGAAAATAAGGTACATAAGTTCCACGTTGGAGAAACATGTCATCCACAAGCACAGGAGATATATGCTGAACTGGACCAGTTGgctttaaaaataaaggaacTAGGCTATATCCCTAATACAAATTTTGTACTTCATGAATTAGAGGAGGAAAAGAAGGTTCAATATTTGTTTCAACATAGTGAGAAAATTGCTGTTGCATTTGGTCTTATTAGCACACCAAGATCAAAGCCCATCCGGGTTTTTAAGAATCTTCGTGTTTGCAGAGATTGCCATACCGCCATAAAATACATCTCAGCTGCGACTAGCAGGGAAATAGTGTTAAGGGATTCAAATCGTTTTCACCATATCAAGGATGGAGCATGCTCTTGTAACGATTACTGGTGA